A stretch of Brassica napus cultivar Da-Ae chromosome C6, Da-Ae, whole genome shotgun sequence DNA encodes these proteins:
- the LOC125588428 gene encoding uncharacterized protein LOC125588428: MSSRKKRVAKSGGKEIGHPEEVVGNQKLPSRLFVTDRYPSKRVNLNASLEYLLLVRDVLEGTDEMERLLGSCFGALFRLPVRRCAFSAKLVHGLLTRQLVTKKRLELWPVFGGDPMRFSLAEFGHVTGLPCGEFEEGYVVDDKARQPKGDYVFWDRLLGAGRRDITIAEVAAMIAGDKEMPPTQKLKLCLIIIVDGILLATNQEPKPYVKHVKRLEKLDRFLSFQWGRESFWWTISSMIPPAKVIGKCDDPNGVFCRKLRQETKVLAGFPWALQLWAFEVIPGLIARLGGKDEQTLLTYGGEKLPQHTGLGLVDVLHAEHDPKVTVQPMYEPGGDKEDGWGEFDCEILDRKVAYMVG, translated from the exons ATGTCGTCGCGAAAGAAGAGGGTTGCAAAGTCTGGGGGGAAAG AGATAGGGCATCCAGAAGAGGTGGTGGGGAATCAGAAGTTACCATCTCGATTATTTGTGACTGACAGATATCCGAGCAAACGCGTCAATTTGAATGCTTCACTGGAGTACCTTTTACTGGTTAGAGATGTGTTGGAAGGGACCGACGAAATGGAGAGGCTGCTAGGGTCTTGCTTTGGAGCTCTATTTAGGTTGCCGGTGAGGAGGTGTGCTTTCTCTGCGAAGTTAGTTCACGGTTTGCTAACGAGGCAGCTTGTAACAAAGAAAAGGTTAGAGTTGTGGCCTGTTTTTGGAGGTGACCCTATGAGATTTTCACTGGCCGAATTTGGGCATGTGACGGGTCTTCCGTGTGGAGAGTTTGAAGAGGGGTACGTGGTTGACGACAAGGCGCGGCAACCCAAAGGAGATTATGTTTTTTGGGACAGACTTTTGGGTGCAGGTAGGCGTGACATAACAATCGCAGAAGTGGCTGCAATGATTGCAGGTGATAAGGAGATGCCACCGACTCAGAAGCTGAAGTTGTGTTTGATAATCATAGTTGATGGAATTTTGctggctacaaatcaggaacccAAGCCGTATGTGAAGCATGTTAAGCGTCTAGAGAAGCTCGATCGATTCCTTTCATTTCAGTGGGGCCGGGAGTCGTTTTGGTGGACTATAAGCAGCATGATTCCGCCGGCAAAGGTGATTGGTAAATGCGACGATCCGAACGGTGTATTCTGTAGGAAGCTTCGGCAAGAGACCAAAGTCCTGGCCGGGTTCCCTTGGGCATTGCAGCTGTGGGCATTTGAAGTGATACCAGGCTTAATTGCTCGCCTTGGGGGGAAGGACGAGCAGACATTGCTGACTTATGGCGGGGAGAAGCTTCCTCAACACACGGGGTTGGGCTTGGTGGATGTGCTACACGCTGAGCATGACCCAAAA GTAACGGTGCAGCCGATGTATGAACCTGGGGGTGATAAAGAGGACGGTTGGGGGGAGTTTGACTGTGAGATATTGGACAGGAAAGTGGCGTACATGGTTGGCTAA
- the LOC106453481 gene encoding uncharacterized protein LOC106453481 isoform X1, protein MKDTAPLQDGPGLEGMEPELVADPSGKKEQDVVPLEAVYNGGVDKEGTMIFFGSGSNTFYVTEDEDDDVGSLRGDDGDGGGIGTEEDFGELNKLVGVITRDALITSPVQKVCEDHTLGKEPESKEKSAAEEKGDVGETEVEKVTIHQEKDEAIEEEAVKEGRFKEKEDGALQGIEDVGGSEGLVNVADEEKGDVTGTTCEVGAPDGVEGGNEDESAEDKMLAREETMVELSDSSPCPRSEKHKPVEKEADLAALLLAKERFTMDKLVPEVEDTYYAFFESVLVANPKVLHLNAGGYNLENQFFLDLAALRKWVSTEHMEALIDYVGVRHDERLRQRRCIFLKPWFVAHLHGKAHSFNAAKFNKGRVVGDGRLSSFLTKEGKRWGEDVDTLYTPMIWDGNHWVGLCISLTDWRVLVLDPNPKLKDMGAMRGLLDSVAQMLPYLVEKVCPPPAEGAYNYERFAVERMGGSYENRRSGDCGPVAIKFMELHALGNPHPRMDGLTDDLVDLIRKQFAMDLYKDWVVPLYIGDEMN, encoded by the exons ATGAAGGATACTGCTCCCTTGCAGGATGGCCCAGGCCTGGAGGGGATGGAACCAGAATTGGTGGCAGACCCGTCTGGCAAGAAGGAACAAGATGTTGTTCCACTAGAAGCGGTATACAACGGGGGTGTGGACAAAGAGGGTACAATGATATTTTTTGGGAGCGGGAGCAACACTTTCTACGTAACTGAAGATGAG GATGATGATGTTGGTTCCTTAAGAGGAGATGACGGGGATGGTGGAGGTATTGGCACTGAAGAG GATTTTGGTGAACTAAATAAACTCGTGGGAGTTATCACAAGGGATGCTTTGATTACTTCCCCCGTTCAGAAG GTGTGTGAGGACCATACATTAGGAAAGGAGCCTGAATCTAAGGAGAAGTCAGCTGCAGAAGAAAAGGGAGATGTGGGAGAAACGGAGGTTGAGaag GTGACAATTCATCAGGAGAAGGATGAAGCCATAGAGGAGGAAGCTGTTAAGGAGGGGCGCTTTAAGGAGAAGGAGGATGGT GCATTGCAGGGTATTGAAGATGTTGGTGGGAGCGAGGGATTAGTAAATGTCGCTGATGAGGAGAAGGGAGATGTTACGGGGACAACATGCGAG GTGGGTGCGCCTGATGGGGTTGAAGGTGGAAACGAGGATGAAAGTGCTGAGGATAAGATGTTGGCAAGAGAGGAAACTATGGTGGAGTTAAGTGATTCTTCTCCATGCCCTAGGAGTGAGAAGCATAAGCCAGTTGAGAAGGAAGCCGACTTGGCGGCCCTTTTGTTGGCTAAGGAACGATTTACGATGGATAAACTCGTTCCTGAGGTGGAGGATACTTATTATGCTTTCTTTGAAAGTGTTTTGGTTGCGAATCCTAAAGT GCTCCATCTTAATGCAGGGGGCTATAATCTGGAAAATCAGTTTTTCCTGGACTTGGCGGCTCTTCGGAAATGGGTGTCAACAGag CATATGGAAGCATTGATAGATTACGTGGGGGTGAGGCATGACGAAAGGCTGAGACAGAGGCGATGCATTTTCCTTAAGCCATGGTTTGTAGCCCATCTGCATGGGAAAGCGCATTCTTTCAATGCTGCAAAGTTCAACAAAGGAAGGGTGGTTGGTGATGGCAGGCTGTCATCCTTCTTAACAAAGGAAGGAAAGAGATGGGGAGAGGATGTGGACACGTTGTACACTCCTATGATTTGGGATGGGAACCATTGGGTTGGGCTGTGCATTAGTTTGACTGATTGGAGGGTACTGGTGCTTGATCCTAACCCTAAACTGAAGGATATGGGAGCAATGCGTGGTTTGTTGGATTCAGTAGCACAGATGCTTCCGTATTTGGTAGAGAAGGTATGTCCACCACCAGCGGAAGGGGCGTACAATTATGAACGTTTTGCAGTGGAAAGAATGGGGGGGAGTTACGAGAATAGGCGGAGTGGTGATTGTGGGCCTGTTGCTATAAAGTTCATGGAGCTCCATGCTTTAGGAAACCCACACCCAAGGATGGATGGCTTGACGGATGATCTAGTGGACCTGATTAGGAAGCAGTTTGCGATGGACCTGTACAAGGACTGGGTTGTTCCTCTTTATATAGGTGATGAGATGAACTGA
- the LOC106453481 gene encoding uncharacterized protein LOC106453481 isoform X2 codes for MKDTAPLQDGPGLEGMEPELVADPSGKKEQDVVPLEAVYNGGVDKEGTMIFFGSGSNTFYVTEDEDDDVGSLRGDDGDGGGIGTEEDFGELNKLVGVITRDALITSPVQKVCEDHTLGKEPESKEKSAAEEKGDVGETEVEKVTIHQEKDEAIEEEAVKEGRFKEKEDGGIEDVGGSEGLVNVADEEKGDVTGTTCEVGAPDGVEGGNEDESAEDKMLAREETMVELSDSSPCPRSEKHKPVEKEADLAALLLAKERFTMDKLVPEVEDTYYAFFESVLVANPKVLHLNAGGYNLENQFFLDLAALRKWVSTEHMEALIDYVGVRHDERLRQRRCIFLKPWFVAHLHGKAHSFNAAKFNKGRVVGDGRLSSFLTKEGKRWGEDVDTLYTPMIWDGNHWVGLCISLTDWRVLVLDPNPKLKDMGAMRGLLDSVAQMLPYLVEKVCPPPAEGAYNYERFAVERMGGSYENRRSGDCGPVAIKFMELHALGNPHPRMDGLTDDLVDLIRKQFAMDLYKDWVVPLYIGDEMN; via the exons ATGAAGGATACTGCTCCCTTGCAGGATGGCCCAGGCCTGGAGGGGATGGAACCAGAATTGGTGGCAGACCCGTCTGGCAAGAAGGAACAAGATGTTGTTCCACTAGAAGCGGTATACAACGGGGGTGTGGACAAAGAGGGTACAATGATATTTTTTGGGAGCGGGAGCAACACTTTCTACGTAACTGAAGATGAG GATGATGATGTTGGTTCCTTAAGAGGAGATGACGGGGATGGTGGAGGTATTGGCACTGAAGAG GATTTTGGTGAACTAAATAAACTCGTGGGAGTTATCACAAGGGATGCTTTGATTACTTCCCCCGTTCAGAAG GTGTGTGAGGACCATACATTAGGAAAGGAGCCTGAATCTAAGGAGAAGTCAGCTGCAGAAGAAAAGGGAGATGTGGGAGAAACGGAGGTTGAGaag GTGACAATTCATCAGGAGAAGGATGAAGCCATAGAGGAGGAAGCTGTTAAGGAGGGGCGCTTTAAGGAGAAGGAGGATGGT GGTATTGAAGATGTTGGTGGGAGCGAGGGATTAGTAAATGTCGCTGATGAGGAGAAGGGAGATGTTACGGGGACAACATGCGAG GTGGGTGCGCCTGATGGGGTTGAAGGTGGAAACGAGGATGAAAGTGCTGAGGATAAGATGTTGGCAAGAGAGGAAACTATGGTGGAGTTAAGTGATTCTTCTCCATGCCCTAGGAGTGAGAAGCATAAGCCAGTTGAGAAGGAAGCCGACTTGGCGGCCCTTTTGTTGGCTAAGGAACGATTTACGATGGATAAACTCGTTCCTGAGGTGGAGGATACTTATTATGCTTTCTTTGAAAGTGTTTTGGTTGCGAATCCTAAAGT GCTCCATCTTAATGCAGGGGGCTATAATCTGGAAAATCAGTTTTTCCTGGACTTGGCGGCTCTTCGGAAATGGGTGTCAACAGag CATATGGAAGCATTGATAGATTACGTGGGGGTGAGGCATGACGAAAGGCTGAGACAGAGGCGATGCATTTTCCTTAAGCCATGGTTTGTAGCCCATCTGCATGGGAAAGCGCATTCTTTCAATGCTGCAAAGTTCAACAAAGGAAGGGTGGTTGGTGATGGCAGGCTGTCATCCTTCTTAACAAAGGAAGGAAAGAGATGGGGAGAGGATGTGGACACGTTGTACACTCCTATGATTTGGGATGGGAACCATTGGGTTGGGCTGTGCATTAGTTTGACTGATTGGAGGGTACTGGTGCTTGATCCTAACCCTAAACTGAAGGATATGGGAGCAATGCGTGGTTTGTTGGATTCAGTAGCACAGATGCTTCCGTATTTGGTAGAGAAGGTATGTCCACCACCAGCGGAAGGGGCGTACAATTATGAACGTTTTGCAGTGGAAAGAATGGGGGGGAGTTACGAGAATAGGCGGAGTGGTGATTGTGGGCCTGTTGCTATAAAGTTCATGGAGCTCCATGCTTTAGGAAACCCACACCCAAGGATGGATGGCTTGACGGATGATCTAGTGGACCTGATTAGGAAGCAGTTTGCGATGGACCTGTACAAGGACTGGGTTGTTCCTCTTTATATAGGTGATGAGATGAACTGA
- the LOC125588429 gene encoding uncharacterized protein LOC125588429, protein MSHHGACIVHLMRNVVSRYKNKGLAKMVCEAAFSYHRKDFDLCFGKIRQANAACATYLEGIGTSKWSRTYFPGNRYNLLTSNIAEQLNHALTKSRTSPIIELFMFIQRMLTRWFSARRTKSAKCRSFVTPEVEKVMQTHIRLTKGSKIANITDWSYQVRGLFGHANTVSLETKVCTCQVFQNSKSLAAMLC, encoded by the coding sequence ATGTCCCATCACGGAGCTTGCATTGTCCATTTGATGCGGAATGTTGTGTCGCGATACAAGAACAAAGGCTTAGCAAAGATGGTTTGTGAGGCTGCATTCTCTTACCACCGCAAAGATTTCGATCTCTGTTTTGGGAAGATCAGGCAAGCCAATGCAGCCTGCGCCACTTACCTTGAAGGCATTGGTACGTCCAAATGGTCTAGGACTTACTTCCCCGGCAATCGTTACAACCTTCTCACCAGCAACATTGCTGAGCAGCTCAACCATGCTCTTACCAAGTCTAGGACTTCACCTATCATCGAGTTGTTCATGTTTATTCAGCGAATGTTAACTCGTTGGTTCTCTGCGAGAAGAACAAAATCAGCTAAATGCCGCAGTTTTGTCACACCGGAGGTCGAGAAGGTGATGCAGACACATATTAGGCTCACTAAAGGCAGTAAAATTGCAAACATCACCGATTGGAGCTATCAAGTTAGGGGGCTGTTCGGTCATGCAAACACTGTCTCTCTGGAAACAAAAGTCTGTACTTGCCAAGTGTTCCAGAACTCAAAATCCCTTGCGGCCATGCTCTGTTAG
- the LOC106421923 gene encoding chalcone--flavanone isomerase, translating into MSSSHCPTPLPSVTKLQVDSVTFPPSVISPASSNPLFLGGAGVRGLDIHGKFVIFTVIGVYLDAVAVPSLFVKWKGKTTEELTESVPFFREIVTGSFEKFIKVTMKLPLTGQQYSEKVTENCVAIWKSLGIYTDSEAKAVKKFLEVFKDQTFPPGASILFALSPNGSLTIAFSKDDSIPKTGKAVIENKLLAEAVLESIIGKKGVSPGTRLSFAERLSQLMKENKVEKDATKTDNQDEANDVSLGDKLAKEN; encoded by the exons ATGTCTTCTTCCCACTGTCCAACACCGTTACCCTCCGTCACCAAACTTCAAGTAGACTCCGTTACTTTTCCACCCTCAGTCATCTCACCGGCTTCCTCCAATCCCCTCTTCCTCGGTGGCGCAG GTGTGCGAGGTTTGGATATCCACGGAAAATTCGTGATCTTCACCGTCATCGGTGTTTACCTAGATGCTGTCGCCGTCCCGTCACTTTTCGTTAAGTGGAAAGGCAAAACAACAGAGGAGCTAACAGAATCCGTCCCTTTTTTCCGTGAAATCGTCACGG GTTCGTTTGAGAAGTTTATTAAGGTGACGATGAAGCTACCCTTAACAGGACAGCAGTATTCAGAGAAAGTAACGGAGAACTGTGTGGCGATCTGGAAATCGTTAGGTATTTACACAGACTCTGAAGCTAAAGCTGTGAAGAAGTTTTTGGAGGTCTTCAAGGACCAAACGTTCCCTCCTGGTGCTTCGATTCTCTTTGCTCTCTCCCCTAACGGCTCTCTCACG ATTGCGTTTTCGAAAGACGATAGTATTCCTAAAACCGGAAAAGCCGTAATCGAGAATAAATTGTTGGCAGAGGCAGTTCTTGAATCGATCATAGGAAAGAAGGGTGTGTCTCCTGGGACTAGGTTGAGTTTTGCCGAGAGATTATCTCAGCTGATGAAGGAGAACAAGGTCGAAAAAGATGCAACAAAGACTGATAATCAAGATGAAGCTAACGATGTCTCCCTTGGAGATAAGTTGGCCAAAGAGAACTGA
- the LOC125588879 gene encoding uncharacterized protein LOC125588879, with the protein MAPSTGIPNESRRCPCSTGLQLPDMRQGRPQLTLSEPSAMAPYFSPPMSVPPGAVPHASAGSSSAAPAAPAPYVRRREDALLRAPSRRNQPHLHPDKINGALWFGIDPEVHAFIRATWQGNYWGSWASWNFVPPEKKDQWWHAFIQHYYWEDQFHDEIYLKWKKQTQVTVCGRISQKRRDNRQPSYMPDAHWATMVEKYSTEQAKKKSAKAAKSRKSAPVGKKMHKHGAGPRCFLNIQYNMMVDEGLDEPPSYTALARKTHTGKDGSFLDERTEELVLEVEEAVEEMLQDGSPHGDSQTDSTAASNAKRYLLNQEYIKRGKTKKGTIYGLGSAQYKNSSPSVPKAQP; encoded by the exons ATGGCTCCTTCGACCGGAATCCCAAACGAATCCCGTCGTTGCCCGTGCTCTACCGGATTACAGCTCCCAG ATATGCGGCAAGGGAGACCTCAGTTGACCTTATCGGAGCCTTCTGCCATGGCCCCATATTTTTCTCCTCCCATGTCTGTACCTCCTGGAGCTGTTCCTCACGCATCTGCTGGCTCTTCAAGTGCAGCGCCTGCGGCTCCTGCCCCTTATGTCAGGAGAAGAGAAGATGCTCTGCTACGTGCGCCATCTAGACGTAACCAGCCACACCTCCATCCTGACAAGATCAATGGAGCATTGTG GTTTGGTATTGATCCTGAAGTCCATGCTTTTATCCGAGCAACATGGCAGGGAAACTATTGGGGGTCGTGGGCAAGCTGGAACTTCGTTCCACCTGAGAAGAAGGATCAGTGGTGGCATGCGTTCATT CAACACTACTACTGGGAGGACCAATTCCATGATGAAATCTACTTGAAATGGAAGAAACAAACTCAGGTTACCGTCTGTGGCCGCATCAGCCAGAAAAGGAGAGATAACCGGCAACCTTCCTACATGCCAGACGCTCACTGGGCAACAATGGTTGAGAAGTACAGCACTGAGCAAGCGAAAAAGAAGAGTGCAAAAGCTGCAAAATCTCGTAAGTCTGCTCCAGTTGGGAAGAAGATGCACAAGCACGGTGCAGGCCCACGCTGTTTCCTTAACATTCAGTATAATATG ATGGTTGATGAAGGTTTGGATGAACCACCTTCATACACAGCCCTTGCGAGGAAGACTCACACGGGTAAAGACGGCTCCTTCTTAGACGAACGTACAGAGGAACTGGTGCTGGAGGTTGAGGAAGCCGTTGAAGAGATGTTACAAGATGGATCTCCACATGGCGACAGTCAAACCGACTCCACTGCTGCTTCAAATGCAAAGCGCTACCTTCTCAACCAAGAATACATCAAG AGAGGAAAGACAAAGAAGGGCACAATCTACGGCCTTGGCAGTGCTCAGTACAAGAACAGCAGTCCTTCTGTGCCAAAAGCGCAACCTTGA
- the LOC125588430 gene encoding uncharacterized protein LOC125588430, with translation MDRHIDPVDNNVSREFSEGVEVFIAFASSLNSFMERKTMLCPCVSCGNRKQHDVRTVSRHLYRVGFKSNYYVWSSHGETYYDAGESSTGGQFIGDEARYVGGPYEENIPGGDFGSTEIPENLMEEPNEEQYEEGVFEAFEAANQPLYDGCVEGISQLYLASRLMKVKTDHNLAESCMDELSQTFRDVLPQPNIAPESYYEMKKLTKWLGLPVMKIDICEDNCMLFWKEDRELMACRFCGKDRYHQKNHGKGKMRPKQRMFYLPITERLKRLYQQEATASQMRWHAEHESSEGEMHHPSDAAAWKHFNKVYPDFAAESRNVYLGLATDGFNPVGMSGESHSVWPVIVTPYNLPPGMCMKREYFFLSVLVPGPRDPKKNIDIYLQPLIEELKSLWSDGVEAYDVSKKQNFTMRAALMWTINDFPAYGMMSGWMTHGRLACPYCLDDTKSFWLQHGRKHSWFDCHRMFLPREHPYRRNVQAFRKGQTVTDDPPPWLTGEEILRERINNIEGLKETVDCGGNGHEKPASTINGYGKDHNWVKKSIFWELPYWKNLLLCHNLDFMHVEKNFFDNLINTVLNVPGKTKDNAKSRMDLPDLCRRSELHMKDDGTMSVPIFRLSKEDKKEFLRWLKNDIKFPDGYASKFSRCIDETNSKISGLKSHDCHVIMQRLLPFAFKELLPKSVHIAISEIALFFRDISAKILKHEDVAILKENIAVKLCNLEKIFPPSFFDVMEHLTKVKNKAHIGGSIVAQYVNEEISTASANYFGNPQVVPEVPLPGEVRFTYQYPDVPNLLYHEGRVSGKSEEKWLTDDDYTVLQTFLMLNCDTFEPYERMFEEFVMERNPYMSGNDLQILKDQQFAEWVKNYVVQASNTYEFPMWMLDFVQGPQRKYKSWPIYHSRGYCFHTHSHGQDKKTQHYGVQVRGTTDTDYYGLIEEIMMVEYFGSVGLKAMVFKCKWFDTTEGRGIRKHNSGIVDVSPRWQYEKYDPFILSGNCDQVCFIPYPRVRHTSANDWWACTKVMPRGVRETSEDALVALQDDTHNQVVARSVMVRIETYVVEDDSDYESTPIVPANDEYVSEDELDEACTDSDSESDSSS, from the exons ATGGATCGACACATTGATCCAGTTGATAATAATGTTTCGAGAGAATTTAGCGAAGGTGTTGAAGTTTTTATCGCATTTGCCTCGAGTCTAAATTCTTTCATGGAGCGAAAAACCATGCTATGTCCTTGTGTAAGTTGTGGAAACCGAAAGCAACATGATGTAAGAACCGTATCCCGCCATCTTTACCGAGTCGGCTTCAAAAGTAATTATTATGTATGGTCAAGCCATGGAGAAACGTACTATGACGCTGGAGAATCATCGACGGGAGGTCAATTTataggagatgaagcaagataTGTAGGCGGCCCATATGAAGAGAACATTCCTGGAGGAGACTTTGGGTCAACTGAAATACCGGAGAATTTGATGGAGGAACCCAACGAAGAGCAATATGAAGAAGGAGTGTTTGAAGCTTTTGAAGCCGCTAATCAACCACTATATGATGGATGTGTTGAAGGTATTTCTCAACTATACTTGGCATCTCGTTTAATGAAAGTAAAAACTGATCATAATTTGGCGGAGTCATGTATGGATGAGTTATCACAAACTTTTAGAGATGTTTTGCCACAACCAAATATAGCTCCTGAGTCATATTATGAGATGAAGAAGCTGACGAAGTGGCTTGGCCTCCCTGTCATGAAGATCGATATTTGTGAAGATAATTGCATGTTATTTTGGAAAGAAGATCGCGAGTTGATGGCGTGTCGGTTTTGTGGAAAAGATAGATATCACCAGAAGAACCATGGAAAAGGGAAAATGCGTCCAAAACAGAGAATGTTCTATTTGCCTATTACGGAGAGGTTGAAGCGTCTTTACCAACAAGAGGCTACTGCATCACAAATGCGATGGCACGCAGAACATGAGTCGTCAGAAGGAGAAATGCACCACCCTTCTGATGCAGCAGCGTGGAAGCATTTTAACAAGGTATATCCTGATTTCGCTGCGGAAAGTCGAAATGTTTATCTAGGATTAGCAACAGATGGATTTAATCCAGTGGGTATGAGCGGTGAATCCCACTCGGTCTGGCCCGTCATCGTAACCCCGTATAACCTACCTCCTGGTATGTGTATGAAAagagaatatttctttttatcagtaCTAGTTCCTGGGCCAAGGGATCCAAAGAAGAACATTGATATCTATCTGCAGCCGTTAATTGAAGAACTAAAAAGTTTGTGGAGCGATGGAGTCGAAGCCTATGATGTCTCGAAGAAGCaaaattttacgatgcgagccgCACTAATGTGGACAATTAATGACTTTCCCGCTTACGGCATGATGTCCGGATGGATGACTCATGGCCgtttagcttgtccatattgtcttgatGATACAAAGTCTTTTTGGTTGCAACATGGAAGGAAGCATAGCTGGTTTGACTGCCATAGAATGTTCTTGCCTAGGGAGCATCCTTACAGAAGAAATGTCCAAGCTTTTCGAAAGGGGCAGACGgtaactgatgatcctccaccATGGTTGACGGGAGAAGAAATTCTTCGTGAAAGAATCAACAACATCGAAGGACTGAAGGAAACGGTCGATTGTGGAGGAAATGGACACGAGAAACCTGCAAGCACTATAAACGGCTACGGCAAAGACCACAATTGGGTGAAGAAAAGTAtcttttgggagttgccatattggaaaaACCTGCTTCTTTGCCACAACCTGGACTTCATGCACGTTGAGAAAAATTTCTTCGATAATCTTATCAACACGGTGCTTAATGTTCccgggaagacaaaagataatgcAAAGTCGAGGATGGATCTACCTGATTTATGCAGACGGTCTGAGTTACATATGAAGGATGATGGAACGATGTCAGTCCCGATATTCCGGTTGTCGAAGGAGGATAAAAAAGAATTTCTGCGATGGttgaaaaatgatataaaatttccAGATGGATACGCTTCAAAGTTTAGTAGGTGTATAGACGAGACGAATAGCAAGATTTCAGGTCTgaaaagtcatgattgtcaCGTCATTATGCAGCGACTTCTCCCATTCGCGTTTAAGGAATTACTTCCCAAAAGTGTTCACATTGCCATTTCAG agaTAGCACTCTTCTTTCGTGATATATCTGCGAAGATACTTAAGCACGAAGATGTTGccattttgaaagaaaacattGCGGTGAAGCTTTGCAATTTGGAGAAGATTTTTCCACCTTCGTTCTTCGATGTTATGGAACATCTGACC aaagttaaaaataaGGCACACATTGGAGGTTCCATCGTTGCACAATATGTGAATGAGGAAATATCTACCGCGTCTGCTAACTACTTTGGTAATCCACAAGTGGTACCTGAGGTTCCACTTCCCGGAGAAGTTCGGTTTACATATCAATATCCAGATGTGCCTAACTTGTTATATCACGAAGGTCGGGTTAGTGGAAAATCTGAAGAGAAATGGCTAACCGATGATGACTACACCGTCCTCCAGACTTTTCTGATGCTCAATTGTGATACATTCGAACCCTACGAaag GATGTTCGAGGAGTTTGTGATGGAGAGAAACCCGTATATGTCTGGTAATGACCTACAAATACTGAAAGACCAACAATTTGCCGAATGGGTGAAAAACTAT GTTGTGCAAGCGAGTAACACATATGAGTTTCCGATGTGGATGTTGGATTTTGTACAAGGTCCGCAACGTAAGTATAAATCTTGGCCGATTTACCATTCACGTGGCTACTGCTTCCACACACATAGCCATGGACAAGATAAGAAAACCCAACATTACGGTGTCCAAGTTCGTGGAACCACAGATACTGACTATTACGGTTTGATCGAGGAGATAATGATGGTTGAGTATTTTGGTTCTGTTGGACTGAAGGCCATGGTTTTTAAATGTAAGTGGTTTGATACAACTGAAGGTCGGggaattcgaaaacataattcAGGAATCGTTGATGTGTCTCCGCGCTGGCAGTATGAGAAATATGATCCATTTATCTTATCTGGTAATTGTGATCAAGTTTGTTTTATTCCTTATCCGCGGGTACGACACACATCAGCCAACGATTGGTGGGCATGTACAAAAGTTATGCCTAGAGGGGTTCGAGAAACGTCTGAGGATGCTCTTGTTGCGTTACAAGATGATACACACAACCAAGTTGTTGCACGGAGCGTGATGGTGCGCATTGAGACGTATGTTGTCGAAGATGATTCAGATTATGAATCCACGCCAATTGTTCCTGCTAATGACGAATACGTTTCAGAAGATGAATTAGACGAGGCTTGTACTGATTCGGATTCTGAATCTGATTCAAGTTCTTAG